A genome region from Blautia coccoides includes the following:
- a CDS encoding TraX family protein, with protein sequence MNEAAVINKTGAAKWGFTSYSLKVLALLLMTLDHIYYYLGSGILPIPHIFTLLGRISAPLFLFAMAEGFSHTHDRMAYLKRLYLASVLMSVGNDLVNSFLPHPNGAMVINGMFATLFIVGLYIWAIELLLGNIKKKNWKNIGIALAMVLIPIGSGIGVTLYMGNTASVSPIGRIVFQALYTLVPSPIFVEGSVYWVFLGTGFYFLRNKKIGLSVFYVLMSGFFFFTAAGEGMTYENLFILNDQWFMVLSLPFILLYSGQRGKKMKYFFYMYYPLHVYVLVLLARLLA encoded by the coding sequence ATGAACGAAGCTGCAGTTATAAATAAGACAGGCGCCGCCAAATGGGGATTTACGTCCTACTCCCTGAAAGTTCTGGCGCTTCTGCTGATGACACTTGACCATATTTATTATTATTTGGGAAGCGGAATCCTTCCGATCCCACATATCTTCACCCTGCTTGGCCGGATTTCCGCACCGCTGTTTCTGTTTGCCATGGCAGAGGGTTTTTCACACACACATGACAGGATGGCATATCTCAAGAGGCTGTATCTTGCATCTGTACTCATGTCAGTGGGCAATGACCTGGTCAATTCCTTTCTTCCGCACCCAAATGGTGCCATGGTCATTAACGGCATGTTTGCCACCTTATTTATTGTGGGCCTTTATATCTGGGCCATCGAATTGTTATTGGGAAATATAAAAAAGAAAAATTGGAAAAACATAGGGATTGCACTGGCTATGGTGCTCATTCCCATAGGTTCAGGTATTGGGGTCACTCTGTACATGGGAAATACCGCATCAGTTTCACCCATCGGAAGGATTGTATTCCAGGCCCTGTATACTTTGGTGCCATCACCGATTTTTGTGGAAGGCTCTGTTTACTGGGTGTTCCTTGGAACCGGCTTTTATTTTCTCAGAAATAAGAAAATCGGTCTCTCTGTCTTCTATGTACTTATGTCGGGATTCTTCTTCTTTACCGCAGCCGGCGAAGGAATGACCTATGAGAATCTGTTCATCCTGAATGACCAGTGGTTTATGGTCCTCTCCCTACCTTTTATCCTGCTTTACAGCGGACAGCGGGGAAAGAAAATGAAATACTTTTTCTATATGTATTACCCGCTGCACGTATACGTGCTTGTACTACTGGCCCGACTTTTGGCCTGA
- a CDS encoding aldo/keto reductase → MGKGVDPAKVPYRTLYTGVRMPAIGMGTFGSDKYSAEQVSNAVYGAVENGYRLIDCASVYQNEKEIGEVLRRLFDNGVVERKDLFITGKVWNDMHGEGEVTASCKQSLLDLGLDYLDLYFVHWPFPNYHAPGCDGDSRNPDSRPFSTEEFMSVWRQCEQLLEEGLVRHIGMSNMTIPKLEAVLPLCRVQPAAIEMELHPGFQQPELFAYAQEHNIVPIGYCPIGSPSRPERDRTSEDIADTQMPEILEIAQAHQVHPAVVCLKWAVQRGQVPIPFSVKEPQYISNLKCTTEDPLTEEEMEKIRLADKNCRLVKGQVFLWAGAKGWEDLWDLDGTITK, encoded by the coding sequence ATGGGGAAAGGAGTAGATCCGGCAAAAGTGCCTTACAGAACCTTATATACGGGCGTCAGAATGCCGGCAATCGGTATGGGGACATTTGGCTCTGACAAGTATTCTGCAGAACAGGTGTCAAATGCAGTGTATGGTGCTGTGGAAAACGGATACCGTCTCATTGACTGCGCATCTGTCTACCAGAATGAGAAGGAAATCGGAGAAGTGCTCAGAAGACTCTTTGACAATGGAGTTGTGGAGCGGAAAGATTTGTTCATCACTGGAAAGGTGTGGAATGACATGCACGGGGAAGGAGAAGTAACAGCATCCTGTAAACAGAGCCTTTTAGATTTGGGCCTGGATTACCTGGATCTGTACTTTGTACACTGGCCATTTCCCAATTACCATGCACCCGGCTGTGACGGAGATTCCAGAAACCCGGATTCCAGGCCGTTTTCCACAGAGGAGTTTATGAGTGTGTGGAGACAGTGTGAACAGCTTTTGGAAGAAGGCCTCGTGCGCCATATCGGTATGTCTAATATGACCATACCGAAACTAGAAGCAGTGCTTCCCCTGTGCAGAGTACAGCCGGCTGCCATTGAGATGGAGCTGCATCCGGGCTTTCAGCAGCCGGAATTGTTTGCGTACGCACAGGAGCACAATATTGTGCCTATCGGTTATTGTCCCATTGGCTCGCCCTCACGCCCGGAGCGCGACAGAACCTCTGAGGATATTGCGGATACCCAGATGCCGGAAATCTTGGAAATTGCCCAGGCACATCAGGTACATCCGGCGGTGGTGTGTTTAAAATGGGCGGTACAGCGCGGGCAGGTGCCGATTCCCTTCTCCGTGAAGGAGCCACAGTATATCAGCAATCTGAAATGCACCACTGAGGACCCGCTCACTGAGGAGGAGATGGAGAAGATCCGCCTTGCCGACAAGAACTGCCGTCTGGTAAAAGGACAGGTATTCCTTTGGGCCGGGGCAAAAGGCTGGGAAGATCTGTGGGATCTGGACGGGACGATCACAAAATAA
- a CDS encoding zinc-dependent alcohol dehydrogenase family protein, which translates to MAVKMLPKKMAGAILPGNSSVEMKEFDVPKPGHGQVLIQTKATTICGSDIRCIYREHVGKGPEGYIPGMVAGHEPCGVIVEEGEGLRRFKKGDRVIVYHISGCGVCNDCRRGYYISCKSKFRQAYGWQRNGGMAPYILAEEKDLIALPDELTYKDGAQVACGFGTVYEAIEKIGISGNDAVLVTGLGPVGLAALMLAKALGANQLIGVEMNDYRIDLAKKLGLVDHVFKPGENTLDEILEVTKGHGVERAIDASANDAGRQLAIRATREWGKIAFVGEGGTCTFNPSPDIIHGQKTIYGSWVTSLWRMEELVERLVRWNIHPEDLITDEFSIERAGEAYKLMAGGQCGKVAVVFGSQDER; encoded by the coding sequence ATGGCAGTAAAAATGCTTCCGAAAAAGATGGCAGGCGCAATACTTCCGGGCAACAGCTCTGTGGAAATGAAGGAGTTCGATGTTCCGAAACCGGGTCACGGACAGGTATTGATCCAGACAAAGGCAACTACGATCTGCGGCAGTGATATCCGCTGCATTTACAGGGAACACGTGGGAAAAGGGCCGGAGGGATATATTCCGGGCATGGTGGCAGGCCATGAGCCCTGCGGTGTTATCGTGGAGGAGGGCGAAGGCCTCCGCAGATTCAAAAAGGGTGACAGGGTGATCGTATATCACATTTCCGGATGCGGTGTGTGTAATGACTGCCGCAGAGGATATTACATTTCCTGTAAGAGCAAATTTCGTCAGGCGTACGGCTGGCAGAGAAACGGCGGAATGGCCCCGTACATACTGGCAGAAGAAAAAGACCTGATCGCCCTGCCGGATGAACTGACATACAAAGACGGTGCACAGGTAGCCTGCGGATTCGGTACGGTTTATGAGGCGATTGAAAAGATCGGTATCAGCGGAAATGACGCGGTTTTGGTGACAGGACTTGGCCCTGTAGGCCTGGCAGCACTCATGCTTGCCAAAGCACTGGGAGCGAATCAATTGATCGGCGTGGAAATGAATGATTACCGCATTGACCTGGCTAAGAAACTGGGACTTGTGGACCATGTATTCAAACCGGGCGAGAATACCCTGGACGAGATTTTGGAAGTGACCAAAGGACACGGTGTAGAACGTGCCATTGATGCCAGTGCCAATGATGCTGGCCGTCAGCTTGCTATCCGTGCCACAAGAGAGTGGGGCAAAATTGCATTCGTTGGAGAGGGCGGAACCTGTACCTTCAATCCAAGCCCGGATATTATTCACGGACAGAAGACCATTTATGGTTCTTGGGTGACAAGTCTGTGGAGAATGGAAGAGCTGGTTGAGCGTCTGGTGCGCTGGAATATCCATCCGGAAGATTTGATCACAGATGAATTCTCCATTGAGAGAGCAGGTGAGGCCTATAAGCTGATGGCGGGCGGACAGTGCGGCAAGGTTGCGGTTGTATTCGGCAGCCAGGATGAAAGGTAG
- the asrC gene encoding sulfite reductase subunit C gives MDVNTKALKKNAFRVTKERGKTASRVRVPGGHMDACYLSMIQDIAEKYGNGTVHITNRQGFEIPGIDYADMPKVNEMLQPIIEGLDINQTDPGTGYPASGTRNVSACIGNRVCPYACYDTTAFAKRIEKAIFPNDLHFKIALTGCPNDCAKVRMHDFGIMGMTLPRLDPERCVNCGACVKYCRRKSVEALETVNYRPKRNEEKCIGCGECVLNCPASAWTRDEKKYYRLTLLGRTGKRNPRLGEDFIKWVDEDSIIKIILNTYKYVEHYIDRSAPGGKEHIGYIVDRTGFEEFKKWALDGVQLPEIAEVTTPMYWKGVHYTK, from the coding sequence ATGGATGTCAATACAAAGGCTTTAAAGAAAAACGCGTTCCGCGTCACAAAAGAGCGCGGCAAAACAGCCTCCCGTGTCCGTGTACCGGGTGGTCATATGGATGCCTGCTATCTATCCATGATACAGGATATTGCAGAGAAGTATGGAAACGGAACCGTACACATCACCAACCGCCAGGGCTTTGAAATCCCCGGCATAGACTACGCTGATATGCCCAAAGTGAATGAAATGCTCCAGCCCATTATCGAGGGACTGGACATCAACCAGACCGACCCCGGCACCGGCTATCCGGCCTCAGGAACCAGAAATGTGAGCGCCTGTATTGGAAACCGGGTATGTCCTTATGCCTGTTATGACACCACGGCATTTGCAAAGCGAATTGAAAAGGCAATCTTCCCCAATGATCTGCATTTCAAGATTGCTCTCACCGGATGTCCAAATGACTGTGCAAAAGTGCGTATGCATGATTTCGGCATCATGGGCATGACCCTCCCGCGCCTGGATCCTGAACGCTGCGTAAACTGCGGTGCCTGCGTCAAATACTGCCGCCGCAAATCCGTGGAGGCACTGGAAACAGTAAATTACCGTCCAAAGAGAAACGAAGAAAAGTGCATCGGCTGCGGAGAATGCGTTCTGAACTGCCCTGCTTCCGCCTGGACCAGGGATGAAAAGAAGTATTACCGCCTTACACTTCTGGGACGTACCGGAAAAAGGAATCCGCGTCTGGGTGAGGATTTCATCAAATGGGTGGATGAGGACAGTATCATTAAGATCATACTGAATACCTACAAATATGTGGAGCACTATATCGACCGCTCCGCTCCCGGCGGCAAGGAACACATCGGATATATTGTGGACCGGACCGGATTTGAGGAATTTAAGAAATGGGCCCTTGACGGCGTGCAGCTTCCTGAAATCGCAGAGGTCACCACTCCTATGTATTGGAAGGGAGTCCACTATACAAAATAA
- the asrA gene encoding anaerobic sulfite reductase subunit AsrA, whose translation MGYCYKTQDLQQVFSALTETYDLYAPKLFLKKGAFSDTDLVRYGRITSPEEIVLDRKSRFSPKEVLLPISQTLFYFTEDKVTEPNPPKKDAVIFLRSCDLHAVRRLDHIYLENGPEDSYYRQLRDHVKFALLGCPSCFDSCFCVDMGTNKNLDYDFSLDLTGDTWKTDVKWPEQEALFQKYSVSEESVTPSFVTETKTRVHIPESLTAKAAKSSIWKEYDSRCINCGRCNFSCPTCTCFTMQDLFYTDNGKVGERRRVWASCMVDGYTDVAGGGSYRKTNGERMRFKVMHKALDFKQRAGYQMCVGCGRCDDVCPEYISFSHCLNRLSDAMKEVEDL comes from the coding sequence ATGGGTTATTGTTACAAGACGCAGGATCTACAGCAAGTCTTTTCTGCTCTTACAGAAACTTATGACCTTTACGCTCCCAAACTTTTTCTGAAAAAGGGAGCCTTTTCCGACACGGATCTGGTCCGCTATGGCAGGATCACTTCCCCTGAGGAAATCGTATTAGACAGGAAATCCCGCTTCTCTCCCAAAGAAGTGCTGCTTCCCATTTCCCAGACCTTATTCTATTTCACAGAGGACAAAGTGACAGAACCGAATCCCCCCAAAAAGGACGCGGTCATCTTCCTTAGAAGCTGTGACCTTCACGCAGTGCGCCGCCTGGATCATATATATCTGGAAAACGGCCCTGAGGATTCCTACTACAGACAGCTCCGGGACCATGTAAAATTTGCCCTTCTTGGCTGTCCCTCCTGTTTTGACTCCTGTTTCTGCGTGGATATGGGGACAAACAAAAATCTTGATTATGATTTCAGTCTGGATCTTACAGGAGATACCTGGAAAACAGACGTCAAATGGCCGGAACAGGAAGCGCTTTTCCAAAAGTATTCCGTTTCAGAGGAATCTGTCACCCCCTCGTTTGTGACAGAGACAAAAACCCGTGTACATATTCCCGAAAGCCTCACTGCCAAAGCCGCCAAAAGCTCCATCTGGAAAGAATACGACAGCCGCTGCATCAACTGCGGACGCTGTAATTTCTCATGTCCTACCTGTACCTGCTTCACCATGCAGGATCTGTTCTATACAGACAACGGCAAGGTTGGCGAGCGCCGCAGAGTGTGGGCCTCCTGTATGGTGGACGGCTACACGGACGTAGCAGGCGGAGGAAGTTACCGTAAAACCAACGGGGAACGTATGCGCTTTAAAGTCATGCATAAGGCACTGGATTTCAAACAAAGAGCAGGCTATCAGATGTGTGTGGGCTGCGGGCGCTGCGATGACGTCTGTCCGGAGTACATCTCCTTCTCCCACTGCCTGAACCGACTGTCCGATGCCATGAAGGAGGTGGAAGACTTATGA
- a CDS encoding ABC-ATPase domain-containing protein: MKSSSDLKTMLASIHRKSYPAYKDLRGIYSFGDYTLSIDHVQGDPFAAPSSLSIKIPLKTAGFPSHYYREKHTRIALQDYLNRQFEQQVYHFSFKAKGSGKSGLISVSRCGQEILDRTACEITASDLTARFTVGFPANGRTINAPELEKILFEFLPVCVRKSFLYKNQNAKTVESVFFLAEDQQYIREELESRNLAAFVADGAILPRQSGVSDKPLADCVPFSSPYSMRIELNLPHKGKITGMGIPVGITLIVGGGYHGKSTLLNALESGVYNHIAGDGREYVIADQTAVKLRSEDGRFVKDVDISMFINDLPNKKDTHCFSTPDASGSTSQAAAIVESMEAGSRLFFIDEDTSATNFMVRDTFMQHVISRHKEPITPFLERAGDLYEKAGISTILVAGSSGAFFHIADTIIQMDCYRPVDITDSVKELCKDFPLPPADTPAFILPQSRRVMSTPDFREPQGRRGGRGAEGNGHGPRENRGLKTKTHDRYTFSIGKESVDLRYVEQLTDFEQTAALASILRYACENLIDGRKTLDQVVKLLLHQLETKGLSSVCGTSYTPCGLAMPRPQEIYACFNRFRRQ, encoded by the coding sequence ATGAAATCATCATCAGACCTGAAGACCATGCTGGCCTCCATTCACCGGAAAAGTTATCCCGCCTACAAGGACTTACGGGGTATCTATTCCTTCGGCGATTATACATTATCCATCGACCATGTACAGGGTGACCCCTTTGCAGCCCCCTCCAGCCTGAGCATAAAGATTCCCCTCAAAACGGCTGGTTTCCCCTCCCATTACTATAGGGAAAAGCATACCCGAATTGCCCTTCAGGACTATCTGAATAGACAATTTGAACAGCAGGTGTACCATTTCAGCTTTAAGGCCAAAGGCTCCGGCAAGAGCGGACTCATCTCTGTCAGCCGCTGCGGCCAGGAGATCCTGGACAGAACCGCCTGTGAGATCACCGCATCGGATCTGACGGCCCGCTTTACCGTAGGTTTTCCTGCAAATGGCAGAACTATCAATGCGCCGGAACTGGAAAAGATCCTGTTTGAATTTCTGCCGGTATGCGTGCGGAAGTCCTTTCTGTACAAAAACCAGAACGCAAAGACCGTGGAGAGCGTCTTCTTTCTCGCAGAGGACCAGCAATACATCCGGGAAGAACTGGAGAGCCGGAATCTGGCCGCTTTCGTGGCTGACGGCGCCATCCTGCCAAGACAGAGCGGTGTATCGGACAAGCCGCTTGCTGACTGCGTCCCCTTCTCTTCCCCGTACTCTATGCGCATTGAACTAAATCTTCCGCACAAAGGAAAGATCACAGGCATGGGCATTCCAGTGGGCATCACCCTGATCGTAGGCGGCGGCTACCACGGAAAATCCACCCTGCTGAACGCCCTGGAATCCGGGGTGTACAACCACATCGCCGGTGACGGAAGAGAATATGTCATTGCGGACCAAACAGCAGTGAAGCTGCGCTCTGAGGATGGACGTTTTGTTAAGGATGTGGATATCTCCATGTTCATTAATGACCTTCCCAACAAGAAAGATACCCACTGCTTTTCTACCCCTGACGCAAGCGGCAGCACCTCCCAGGCCGCGGCTATTGTGGAGAGCATGGAGGCAGGTTCCCGTCTGTTTTTCATTGATGAAGATACCTCTGCCACGAACTTCATGGTGCGTGACACTTTCATGCAGCATGTGATCAGCCGACACAAAGAACCTATCACCCCGTTTTTGGAGCGCGCCGGGGATTTATATGAAAAGGCAGGAATCTCCACCATCCTGGTGGCGGGCAGCAGCGGTGCCTTCTTCCACATTGCTGATACTATTATCCAGATGGACTGCTACCGCCCTGTGGACATAACAGATTCTGTAAAAGAACTGTGTAAAGACTTTCCGCTGCCCCCGGCAGATACCCCTGCGTTTATCCTTCCGCAGAGCCGCCGAGTTATGAGCACCCCTGATTTCCGGGAGCCTCAGGGACGCAGAGGCGGCCGCGGGGCAGAAGGAAACGGACACGGACCAAGAGAAAACCGAGGGTTAAAGACTAAGACACATGACCGCTACACCTTCTCCATCGGCAAAGAATCCGTGGACCTGCGGTATGTGGAACAGCTCACTGACTTTGAACAGACGGCTGCCCTTGCCTCCATCCTGCGCTACGCATGTGAAAACCTGATCGACGGTAGAAAAACCCTGGATCAGGTGGTGAAGCTGCTTCTGCATCAGCTTGAGACGAAGGGCCTCTCCTCTGTCTGCGGAACCTCCTACACCCCATGCGGCCTTGCCATGCCCAGACCCCAGGAGATCTATGCCTGTTTTAACCGTTTCAGAAGGCAGTAG
- a CDS encoding GntR family transcriptional regulator yields MEQKNRLFDFLYQNLKEQIETGILPYKSALPSMSQLCEIYHVGMRTVREVLKALAQEGMIQTAERKPSRVIYKLTEMPETDSALEPSVRTALKNKSSILSVYETMTILMPPLLAFSAQVCSEEKMQHCLWILEHEKIARRNKWQTYSCFLHEILSASGSLLFRDLYISLELYAHIPFFWEHRDSIIKPEENRRKCSYWENGLLRPENAEEALRYFTGLYRFTTDRIEQYLDRLSLEYPQVQTVDKNIYSWNADLGRDHYYMQIVRDIIDKIGIGIYKDRQFLPSEETLARHYQVSVATIRKSLSVLNRLGFCKTYNVKGTQVTLFNDDATLSCMKDKNYKKDTLLYLSGLQFMALAVPPAVRLTFDRITEDAIHSLEEKFRKPNAIPLDLIMDCITQQMPLYPFRVILKEVRKLLHWGYYFSFYAEGSQMSNTINQMGLQAFKYLRENDRAAFAKQLSACYCYLLTFVRDFMKDCGLPEAGRIPEPDLSFIRFYI; encoded by the coding sequence ATGGAACAGAAAAACAGATTATTCGATTTTTTGTATCAAAATCTAAAGGAGCAGATCGAGACCGGAATCCTGCCCTACAAAAGCGCGCTGCCGTCCATGAGCCAGCTCTGCGAAATATACCATGTGGGAATGCGCACAGTCAGAGAAGTGCTGAAAGCCCTGGCACAGGAAGGGATGATACAGACAGCCGAACGAAAGCCCTCCCGTGTCATATACAAGCTTACAGAGATGCCTGAGACAGACTCTGCCCTTGAGCCGTCCGTGCGCACAGCCCTGAAAAACAAATCCTCTATCCTGTCTGTGTACGAGACCATGACTATCCTGATGCCTCCCCTGCTCGCCTTCTCCGCCCAGGTCTGCAGTGAAGAAAAAATGCAGCACTGCCTCTGGATCCTGGAACATGAGAAAATAGCCCGCAGAAACAAATGGCAGACTTACTCCTGTTTTCTCCATGAAATCCTCTCCGCCTCAGGAAGCCTGCTGTTCCGGGATCTGTATATCAGTCTTGAACTCTATGCCCACATCCCATTTTTCTGGGAACACAGAGATTCCATTATCAAGCCGGAAGAAAACAGGAGAAAATGCTCTTATTGGGAAAACGGACTTCTGAGACCGGAAAATGCGGAGGAAGCTCTGCGCTATTTTACCGGGCTCTACCGCTTCACAACAGATAGGATAGAACAATATCTGGACAGGCTTTCACTGGAATATCCACAGGTACAGACAGTTGATAAAAATATATACTCCTGGAATGCAGACCTGGGCCGGGACCATTATTATATGCAGATTGTCCGGGATATCATTGATAAAATAGGGATTGGAATCTATAAAGACAGGCAGTTTCTACCCTCAGAAGAGACTCTGGCACGCCACTATCAGGTCTCCGTTGCCACCATACGAAAGTCCCTCTCTGTCCTGAACCGGCTGGGCTTCTGCAAAACCTATAATGTAAAGGGAACGCAGGTGACTCTTTTTAATGATGATGCCACGTTATCCTGCATGAAGGACAAAAATTACAAAAAGGATACGCTGCTGTATCTTAGCGGTCTCCAGTTCATGGCTCTTGCCGTCCCCCCTGCCGTCAGACTGACTTTTGACCGGATAACAGAGGATGCCATACATTCACTGGAAGAAAAATTCAGGAAACCCAATGCCATTCCCCTTGATCTGATCATGGACTGTATCACCCAACAGATGCCCCTTTACCCCTTCAGAGTCATTTTGAAAGAGGTGAGAAAGCTGCTGCACTGGGGATACTATTTTTCTTTCTACGCAGAGGGCAGCCAGATGTCAAATACTATAAATCAGATGGGACTGCAGGCTTTTAAGTATCTTCGTGAAAATGACCGGGCTGCCTTCGCCAAACAACTGAGTGCCTGCTACTGCTATCTACTGACCTTTGTCCGTGATTTCATGAAAGACTGCGGACTCCCCGAAGCCGGCAGGATCCCTGAACCTGATCTGTCCTTTATCCGATTTTATATCTGA
- the asrB gene encoding anaerobic sulfite reductase subunit AsrB translates to MTKNEYIPFRSEIKDVIRHTDIEYTFRMEYTGDVKPGQFFEVSIPKFGEAPISVSGVGDDFVDLTIRRVGKVTNEVFEQYEGDTLLLRGPYGNGFDLEDYKDKELVIVAGGTGVSPVRGVIDYFARNPEAAKSVTVIAGFKTPNDILFRRDLKLWEENLSLILTVDSCEGNPSYKEGLVTAYIPGLEFEHMEDACAIVVGPPAMMRFSTMALMDRGLKEEQIWISQERKMCCGLGKCGHCKINDVYVCLDGPVFNFTKGRQLLD, encoded by the coding sequence ATGACAAAAAATGAATATATTCCTTTCCGCTCTGAAATAAAAGATGTCATACGCCACACAGATATAGAGTATACCTTCCGCATGGAATACACAGGTGATGTAAAACCCGGACAGTTCTTTGAGGTATCCATCCCCAAATTCGGCGAAGCCCCTATTTCTGTCAGCGGCGTTGGGGACGACTTTGTGGATCTGACCATCCGCCGTGTAGGTAAAGTCACAAATGAGGTATTTGAACAGTATGAAGGGGACACCCTGCTGCTACGCGGACCTTACGGAAACGGATTCGACCTGGAAGATTATAAAGATAAAGAGCTTGTCATAGTAGCAGGCGGCACCGGTGTCTCCCCTGTCCGGGGCGTGATCGACTATTTTGCCCGCAACCCCGAGGCCGCAAAGAGCGTCACTGTCATTGCAGGCTTTAAAACACCCAATGATATCCTGTTCCGCCGTGATTTAAAGCTCTGGGAGGAGAACCTCAGCCTGATCCTCACAGTCGACAGCTGTGAAGGCAATCCTTCTTATAAAGAAGGCCTTGTAACCGCCTATATCCCCGGTCTGGAATTTGAGCACATGGAAGACGCCTGCGCCATTGTCGTAGGCCCTCCTGCCATGATGCGCTTCTCCACCATGGCCCTTATGGACCGAGGCTTAAAAGAAGAGCAGATTTGGATCTCCCAGGAACGCAAAATGTGCTGCGGTCTTGGAAAATGCGGCCACTGTAAAATCAATGATGTCTATGTATGTCTGGACGGCCCTGTTTTTAACTTTACTAAAGGCCGACAGCTGCTGGATTAG